One Nostoc punctiforme PCC 73102 DNA window includes the following coding sequences:
- a CDS encoding protein adenylyltransferase SelO has protein sequence MTLAETPNYKNSSNPLLSLNYESALESLGDDYYDEVAAAEFPQHILRWRNDALLPRLGLDPQVVKDEDFITAFGQFQGRKPLLALRYHGYQFGEYNGQLGDGRGFLYGQVRATDGELYDFGTKGSGRTPYSRGGDGMLTLKGGVREVLAAEALHHLGVRTSRCLTMIETGLPLWRGDEPSPTRSSVMIRMSSSHIRFGTFERLHYFQRPDLTKKLLDHVIEQYYRHLSSEQDKYVLFYAELVKRVAELVAQWMAAGFCHAVLNTDNMSITGESFDYGPYAFIPTYNPSFIAAYFDYYGRYCYGNQPSICKLNLQMLQEPLKAILDKDEMEAALERFDEYYQAEYSSLMLKRLGFVELSYPQAAELLNLTVEFLKDSQVGYHQFFYEMARTFSSKWRDEPGFVMNNSDIVPVPGASGIFDDWCILYHKILNDFDSDRIDVIAQTLAVHNPKTALLRPVIESTWKAIAQEDNWQPFYELIQAIQSRK, from the coding sequence ATGACTCTGGCTGAAACTCCAAACTACAAAAATTCTAGCAATCCTCTTCTCTCCCTCAACTACGAAAGCGCCTTAGAATCTCTAGGTGATGACTACTATGATGAGGTGGCAGCTGCTGAATTTCCCCAACACATCTTGCGTTGGCGTAACGATGCACTACTACCTCGTTTGGGTTTAGACCCCCAAGTAGTCAAAGACGAAGATTTCATCACAGCTTTTGGCCAGTTTCAGGGGCGCAAACCCTTGTTAGCACTACGTTACCACGGCTATCAATTTGGTGAATATAACGGACAGTTGGGTGATGGTAGAGGCTTTCTCTATGGACAAGTCCGCGCCACTGATGGCGAATTATACGATTTTGGCACAAAAGGCTCTGGGAGAACGCCCTACTCCCGTGGGGGCGATGGTATGCTCACGCTCAAAGGTGGGGTGCGGGAAGTTCTAGCTGCGGAAGCACTACACCACTTGGGTGTACGTACCTCGCGCTGTTTGACCATGATTGAAACAGGTTTACCACTTTGGCGGGGCGATGAACCTTCACCTACCCGCTCATCTGTGATGATTAGAATGAGCAGTTCTCATATTCGGTTTGGCACTTTTGAGCGACTGCACTATTTTCAGCGTCCAGATTTAACTAAGAAGCTGTTAGACCACGTAATTGAGCAGTATTATCGACACTTAAGTAGTGAACAAGATAAATATGTCTTGTTTTACGCCGAATTAGTTAAACGAGTTGCAGAACTAGTAGCGCAGTGGATGGCGGCGGGCTTTTGTCATGCAGTCCTGAATACTGACAATATGTCGATTACTGGAGAGAGTTTTGACTATGGCCCTTACGCGTTTATCCCAACTTATAACCCATCCTTTATAGCTGCATATTTTGATTATTATGGACGCTATTGTTACGGTAATCAACCAAGTATTTGTAAGTTGAATTTACAAATGCTCCAAGAACCTTTAAAGGCGATTCTCGATAAAGACGAAATGGAAGCGGCATTAGAAAGGTTTGATGAATATTATCAAGCTGAATACAGTTCTTTGATGTTGAAAAGGTTAGGTTTTGTGGAATTGTCATACCCACAAGCTGCGGAACTGTTGAATCTAACGGTTGAATTTTTGAAGGATAGCCAAGTTGGTTATCACCAGTTTTTTTATGAGATGGCTCGAACTTTTTCATCAAAATGGCGAGATGAGCCAGGTTTTGTGATGAATAATTCAGATATTGTGCCAGTACCGGGTGCGTCAGGAATTTTTGATGATTGGTGCATACTATACCATAAAATCTTGAATGATTTTGATAGCGACCGCATCGATGTAATTGCCCAAACACTAGCTGTTCATAATCCTAAAACGGCACTATTAAGACCTGTGATTGAGTCTACTTGGAAAGCAATTGCTCAAGAAGATAATTGGCAACCTTTTTATGAGTTAATCCAGGCAATTCAGTCTAGAAAATAG
- a CDS encoding toll/interleukin-1 receptor domain-containing protein, producing MDDSLCSNEFFSPIGSKFLYRILENLKKMNQIYISYAWKDNKSELGSQREELVDKICTALISERYNLIRDRNYLTLGKSIHDFMQEIGRGNYVIVVVSDKYLRSEYCMFEAIEIMKRKDYEQKVFPVVLQDANVYTKEGKTEYIKYWKQQSEKLKQLMGSELSAHQDSAMYNVAEKIMEISQKIDEFMFFISDKLSIDPSQNFNGFINQLTDAIKNDAVKLRSKKSILVAGTGFFEIPNEINWCAQQLGEKIAEYNYNLITGGWEGVDYVVADNFAEKIAQKDIRLTDKLTHVVPRGKQPVFKGGKVEYTESGINEWLDCLRHSDLVILVGGVGGTYETYLYAKQEKIPVIPIVCTNGDAKKVFDEMLANWDSKLMGNISPEKFKSLNQYINDESTAEDVVNDVMDIVNEIIFAKTMLNTQGQLI from the coding sequence ATGGACGATAGTTTATGTAGCAACGAATTTTTTTCACCTATTGGTTCCAAATTTCTCTATCGCATCTTAGAAAACCTTAAAAAAATGAATCAGATATATATATCATACGCATGGAAAGATAACAAGAGTGAATTAGGTAGTCAACGCGAAGAATTAGTCGATAAAATTTGCACCGCACTTATTTCTGAACGTTACAACTTAATTCGCGATCGCAACTATTTAACGCTAGGTAAGAGTATACACGACTTCATGCAGGAAATCGGGCGCGGAAACTATGTAATTGTCGTTGTCAGCGACAAATATTTGCGATCGGAATACTGTATGTTTGAAGCTATTGAAATCATGAAGCGCAAGGATTATGAACAAAAAGTTTTTCCTGTGGTTTTACAGGATGCTAATGTCTATACCAAAGAAGGCAAGACTGAGTATATAAAATATTGGAAGCAACAGAGTGAAAAACTAAAACAACTTATGGGTTCAGAACTATCTGCTCATCAAGATTCTGCAATGTATAATGTTGCTGAAAAAATTATGGAAATTTCCCAGAAGATTGACGAATTCATGTTTTTTATCTCAGATAAATTAAGCATTGATCCGTCTCAAAACTTTAATGGATTTATCAATCAGCTTACTGATGCTATTAAAAATGATGCTGTTAAACTCAGAAGCAAAAAGAGTATTTTAGTTGCAGGAACAGGATTTTTTGAAATTCCTAATGAAATCAATTGGTGCGCTCAACAACTTGGTGAAAAAATAGCAGAATATAACTATAACTTGATAACAGGTGGATGGGAAGGAGTAGATTATGTTGTCGCTGATAATTTTGCCGAAAAAATCGCGCAAAAAGATATACGCCTAACTGATAAGTTAACTCACGTTGTTCCGCGAGGAAAACAACCTGTATTTAAGGGTGGAAAAGTCGAATACACCGAGTCAGGTATTAATGAGTGGCTTGATTGTTTGCGACATTCAGATTTGGTGATTCTTGTGGGAGGCGTTGGTGGAACTTATGAAACTTATCTATATGCTAAACAAGAGAAAATTCCGGTGATTCCTATTGTCTGTACTAATGGCGATGCCAAAAAAGTATTCGACGAAATGCTGGCAAATTGGGATAGTAAATTAATGGGAAATATCTCACCGGAAAAATTTAAATCACTGAATCAATATATCAATGACGAATCAACAGCAGAAGATGTAGTCAATGATGTTATGGATATCGTTAACGAAATTATTTTTGCAAAAACCATGCTAAATACCCAGGGTCAGCTCATCTAA